In Cicer arietinum cultivar CDC Frontier isolate Library 1 chromosome 1, Cicar.CDCFrontier_v2.0, whole genome shotgun sequence, one DNA window encodes the following:
- the LOC140918742 gene encoding uncharacterized protein: MGKTIGRQNEILIVTIRSDKAIKKRGRKDKLILECERGGRYKSKSIVTCSHKENCTFTLKCIPLSVGEGWKISVRCGTHNHELLDTVTGHSYLGRLNEEERKFVNDMTKYKLAPRFILNALKVRNKTNVTIPSQIYKARSTYRSSLRGPYTEMQHLLKLIQQENYVHWTRRRENSDILRDIFWTHPDCIKLLNTFHFVLICDSTYKTNRYRLPLLEIVGVTSTSLTFSVGFAYLEKEPQDNFIWAFEKVRMLFKSESLISKVIVTDRDLAMMNAISVVFPTSIHLLCRFHIEKNVGARCKQYVKKDRQEEVMDLWKKIVYSTSVEEYDHHLQQFEILCADIILFVDYVKDSWLTPYKERFVNVWTNRVMHLGNTTSNRVESAHWRLKNMLQTSFGDLCKSWDAVNMMLKNQICIIQSSFQKTIKDVEHGYNSQFFQNLHHCVSRKCMKLIDNQLERVKIVGTNKTECGCSIRTTHGLPCACELAKLQINGNAIPLDSIHDFWKQLSIAHELEDEESLSDYDFSEELEAMKAYMKTHDIISQRIFKAKVREVVFPHTTSILAPPEKVRTKGAGKKKKEFDTPRDPSYWEYVDASQESAKARQPSQSSQRSARQQSQSSQHSFKTQFPTYIRPYIEDIVDVVADGNCGFRAIAALLGWTEESWALVRSQLDKEIGLHKDVYSNVFDDNVESVRNSLKISKLGAQGKDKWMSLPDLGYVIATLYNVILVSLSRNLNMTFFPLNKSPSKETFGQSLLAIGFVNENHWVQVKLMLNVVY; this comes from the exons ATGGGAAAAACTATTGGAAggcaaaatgaaattttaattgttaccattcgatcagataaagcaatcaaaaagaggggaagaaaagacaaattgattttggaatgcgaaagaggtggaagatataaatcaaaatcaatagtAACTTGTTCTCATAAGGAAAACTGCACGTTTACTCTCAAATGTATACCGttaagtgtcggtgaaggatggaaaattagtgttcgttgtgggACACACAATCATGAATTACTTGATACTGTAACCGGTCATTCctatttggggcgtttaaacgaagaagagaggaaatttgtcaatgatatgacaaagtataagcttgcacccagattcattctaaatgctttgaaagtgAGAAATAAAACCAATGTCACTATTcccagtcaaatatataaagcaaggagtacttatcgatcatcattgagaggtccgtacacagaaatgcagcatctgttgaagttaatacaacaagaaaattatgtgcattggacaagaagacgggaaaattctgatattttgagagatattttttggacgcatcctgactgtataaagttgttaaacacatttcattttgttttgatatgtgatagcacatacaaaacaaacagatatcggttgccattacttgaaatagtCGGTGTCActtctactagtttgacattttcagttgggtttgcttatttggaaaaagagcCACAAGATAACTTCATATGGGCATTTGAGAAGGTACGAATGTTGTTCAAATCTGAGTCTttgatttctaaagttattgtgactgatagagatcttgccatgatgaatgcgattagtgttgtgtttcctacttcaatacatttgctatgtcgttttcatattgaaaaaaatgttggggcaagatgcaaacaatatgtcaaaaaggatagacaagaagaagtaatggatttatggaaaaagattgtctattcgactagtgtggaagagtatgatcatcatttgcaacaatttgagatattgtgtgccgatattattctttttgttgattatgtgaaagattcatggttaacaccttacaaagaaaggtttgtcaacgtttggaccaatagagtgatgcatttggggaacacaacatctaacag agttgagtctgctcattggagattgaaaaacatgcttcaaactagttttggtgatttgtgtaaaagcTGGGATGcagtgaatatgatgttgaagaaccaaatatgtatcattcagtcttcttttcagaaaaccatcaaggatgttgagcacgggtataattcacaattttttcaaaatctacatcactgtgtatcaagaaagtgtatgaaattaattgataaCCAGTTGGAAAGGGTGAAGATTGTAGGCACTAACAAAACAGAATGTGGTTGTTCAATtagaacaactcatggattaccatgtgcttgtgagttggctAAGTTGCAGATAAATGGTAATGCtatccctttagatagcattcatgATTTTTGGAAACAGTTAAGCATTGCACATGaattagaggatgaagaatctttatcagattatgacttttctgaagagttggaagcaatgaaagcgtacatgaaGACACACGATATTataagtcaaaggatattcaaggcaaaggtgcgtgaagttgtatttccacataccacatcaatacttgcaccaccAGAGAAAGTGAGAACCAAAGGAGctggtaaaaagaaaaaagaatttgatactcctcgtgatccttcatattgggagtatgttgatgcctctcaagaatctgcaaaggcaaggcaaccatctcaatcatctcaacgttctgcaaggcaacaatctcaatcatctcaacaTTCTTTTAAGACACAATTTCCTACTTATATACGTCCGTATATTGAGGACATAGTAGATGTTGtggctgatggaaattgtgggtttCGTGCAATTGCAGCATTGCTAGGTTGGACCGAAGAATCTTGGGCTTTAGTTCGAtcacaattggataaagagattgGTCTACATAAAGATGTTTATTCTAATGTTTTTGATGACAATGTTGAATCAGTGCGGaactcattgaaaatatcaaaattgggtgctcaaggaaaagataagtggatgtctttaccagacttgggttacgtgatagcaacactatataatgtcatattggtgtcGTTGTCTCGTAATCTGAATATGACATTTTTCCCGCTAAACAAATCACCATCGAAAGAGACCTTTGGGCAGTCTTTACTAGCAATTGGATTTGTTAACGAGAATCATTGGGTACAGGTAAAATTAATGCTTAatgttgtttattaa